In the genome of Montipora foliosa isolate CH-2021 chromosome 3, ASM3666993v2, whole genome shotgun sequence, one region contains:
- the LOC137994458 gene encoding uncharacterized protein, whose translation MSSGTDTEQSSTESLSECEEESGSKNGDSSGLSEGPPQEKKEAIAKHPFSEPWDDSDLILVVEEKTFHVHRQIMSVHSPVFKAMLKSMSWKEAGDTEISLPRKKADEFLDFLELLYLKVKEGIDVNKMSHILRLADEYQADGVHDLCGKALRDVPKSQSNALEIFLLTTQTARAREDERLDLVRSQCKEIIKNMDLVTIRGSSDFQNLDRDACESLLGERIVRLETFVSQIYPQFIGLIEYCLHLGLECNLPGLTCCPVHFPGGTHKVNTGLTRRIGDCSVCKQMIKQMVNSSRTSRKPKVTIRSGFGGMRDESTPDASQEHVYGGDHRFDGEVISIVNDFTQIRSYEHLKGTKAPGFGGNIRFQVPKKKAPSGFTFEFASSTGPSYFNPR comes from the exons ATGTCATCAGGAACTGATACTGAACAGTCATCAACGGAATCGCTAAGTgaatgtgaagaagaaagcggAAGTAAAAACGGCGATAGCAGTGGTCTTTCCGAAG GGCCGCCGCAAGAAAAGAAAGAGGCAATCGCGAAGCATCCTTTCTCTGAACCATGGGATGACAGCGACTTGATCCTTGTCGTTGAGGAGAAAACATTCCATGTCCATCGCCAGATAATGAGTGTACATTCACCAGTTTTTAAGGCGATGCTGAAATCTATGAGCTGGAAAGAAGCGGGAGATACAGAAATTTCATTGCCAAGAAAAAAAGCCGATGAGTTTTTGGACTTTCTTGAGCTTTTGTACCTTAAAGTAAAGGAAGGAATTGACG TGAACAAGATGAGTCACATTTTAAGATTAGCAGACGAATACCAGGCCGACGGAGTTCACGATTTATGCGGAAAGGCCCTCAGGGATGTGCCAAAATCACAGTCTAATGCGTTGGAGATTTTCCTCCTGACAACTCAAACTGCGAGGGCTCGAGAAGATGAGAGGCTAGATCTCGTCCGATCACAATGCAAAGAGATCATTAAAAACATGGACCTTGTTACTATTAGGGGAAGTAGCGATTTTCAGAATCTCGACCGAGACGCTTGTGAAAGTCTCCTTGGGGAGAGAATCGTGCGTCTGGAAACATTCGTTTCTCAAATTTATCCACAGTTTATTGGGTTGATAGAATATTGCTTACATTTGGGGTTAGAATGTAATCTCCCCGGTTTAACTTGCTGTCCGGTTCATTTCCCTGGTGGGACACATAAAGTGAATACCGGACTCACTAGGAGGATCGGTGATTGTTCAGTTTGTAAGCAAATGATTAAGCAAATGGTGAACTCGTCACGCACATCTCGGAAGCCTAAGGTCACAATCCGCTCGGGTTTTGGAGGCATGCGAGACGAAAGCACCCCAGATGCATCCCAGGAGCACGTCTATGGGGGAGACCATCGCTTTGACGGGGAAGTGATTTCCATTGTAAATGATTTTACACAAATAAGGAGTTACGAGCATTTAAAAGGGACAAAAGCCCCTGGGTTTGGGGGAAACATTCGATTTcaagttccaaaaaaaaaagcaccttCAGGCTTTACTTTCGAATTTGCCTCTTCAACTGGACCATCTTATTTTAATCCCCGTTAA
- the LOC137996654 gene encoding uracil phosphoribosyltransferase homolog — protein sequence MPELVVSLQEKPKQGKGLDNRTDERCSVDMENGELPAAINGLAPTDEKPANHFQEFGPQLKIIKINDQVRELQTILRDKETERGDFVFYADRLIRLVVEEGLNQLPYENCSVKTPTGAMYKGLAFQRGNCGVSIMRSGEAMEKGLRDCCRSIRIGKILIKINEETKAPMVYYAKFPPGMEQRRVLLMYPLLNSGATVTAAMRVLLDHGVKEENILLLNVFATPKGVELLLKSFPSVTILTSEVHSDCPASFGQRYFGTD from the exons ATGCCCGAACTTGTAGTCTCTTTGCAAGAAAAACCGAAACAAGGAAAAGGCTTGGATAACAGGACTGATGAAAGATGTAGCGTAGACATGGAAAATGGCGAGTTACCAGCAGCAATTAATGGCTTGGCGCCCACAGATGAAAAGCCTGCGAATCATTTTCAAGAGTTCGGTCCACAGTTGAAGATAATCAAAATAAACGACCAGGTTCGAGAACTTCAGACGATTTTGAGAGACAA GGAGACAGAGAGAGGAGACTTTGTTTTTTATGCAGATAGATTG ATCCGCCTTGTTGTGGAAGAAGGGCTAAATCAGCTTCCTTATGAAAACTGTTCAGTGAAGACTCCAACTG GTGCCATGTATAAAGGTTTAGCCTTTCAGAGAGGAAACTGTGGAGTTAGCATAATGCGAAGTG GGGAAGCTATGGAAAAGGGCTTACGAGACTGTTGTCGCTCTATAAGGATAGGAAAAATTCTCATAAAAATCAATGAAGAAACTAAGGCACCAATG GTTTACTATGCAAAGTTTCCTCCTGGAATGGAACAGAGAAGAGTGCTTCTTATGTACCCTTTGTTGA ATTCAGGAGCAACAGTGACTGCTGCCATGAGAGTTCTTCTTGATCACGGTGTAAAGGAAGAAAACATTCTTCTCTTGAATGTATTTGCTACTCCAAAGG GTGTTGAGCTGCTTTTGAAGAGTTTCCCATCAGTTACCATCCTCACATCAGAGGTTCACTCTGACTGTCCAGCATCTTTTGGACAAAGATACTTTGGGACAGATTAa